In Leguminivora glycinivorella isolate SPB_JAAS2020 chromosome 19, LegGlyc_1.1, whole genome shotgun sequence, a single genomic region encodes these proteins:
- the LOC125236714 gene encoding collagenase-like, whose product MLFKTVFLIVGLRQILALPTEPEYTKVDLIENVIKGDADSELDTDMAMTRIVSGWQAYPGQHPHQIYLRMVNATGTMSACGGSVVHKNWFITAAHCTAQRVRLLVRAGLVHILQPQYDSETTEWYNYPTFIEELASTVVQPNDIAIAHVDEPFTFSHLLQPIKLQSSADAYRDYSNQQVIASGFGRTWSMGATAENLQWVYLSGVSNSLCFSTFGTIITDTTICARFYNVTSIFIIQGDSGGPLVHVDDEGVPILIGVAAFVAGGNSGCHAGHPAGFTRLGPFHSWFTEKTGIDFDAQEEDTEAPTEPPTEPPTEPPTEPPTEPPTEPPTEAPTEPPTTESPTEPPTTESPDSGEDESTEKPDEDSSEEKDSNESDDDCEMSELLKKLQVNVNVKVQLNKYGNKKHKSHVKHKV is encoded by the exons ATGCTCTTCAAAACGGTCTTCTTAATCGTGGGCCTTAGGCAG ATTCTGGCGCTGCCCACGGAACCAGAGTACACCAAGGTGGACCTTATTGAAAATGTCATCAAGGGTGATGCTGACTCCGAGCTTGACACTG ATATGGCAATGACTCGCATCGTGTCAGGCTGGCAAGCGTACCCCGGGCAACATCCTCACCAGATCTACCTCCGCATGGTCAATGCGACTGGCACCATGAGCGCCTGTGGTGGCTCTGTAGTCCACAAGAACTGGTTTATCACTGCTGCCCACTGTACCGCACA ACGAGTGCGTCTCCTGGTGCGCGCCGGTCTCGTCCACATCTTGCAGCCTCAGTACGACTCCGAAACCACCGAGTGGTACAACTACCCCACCTTCATCGAGGAATTGGCCAGCACCGTCGTGCAGCCTAACGACATTGCGATCGCACATGTTGACGAGCCTTTCACCTTCAGCc ATCTGCTGCAGCCCATCAAGTTGCAGTCATCAGCTGACGCGTACAGGGACTACTCCAACCAGCAAGTCATCGCCAGCGGTTTCGGACGCACCTGGAGCATGG GTGCAACGGCCGAGAATCTACAGTGGGTGTACCTGAGCGGGGTGTCGAACTCGCTCTGTTTCTCCACTTTCGGAACCATCATCACCGACACCACCATCTGCGCGAGGTTCTATAACGTCACGTCCA tatttattatCCAGGGTGACAGCGGCGGCCCCCTTGTCCACGTGGATGACGAAGGAGTCCCAATCCTTATCGGAGTAGCGGCGTTCGTGGCTGGCGGCAACTCGGGCTGCCACGCCGGACATCCTGCAG GTTTCACCCGCCTCGGACCCTTCCACAGCTGGTTCACAGAGAAGACTGGTATTGACTTCGATGCCCAAGAAGAAGACACCGAAGCCCCAACCGAACCCCCTACTGAACCCCCAACTGAACCCCCCACTGAACCTCCTACAGAACCCCCAACTGAACCCCCTACTGAAGCTCCTACCGAACCCCCAACGACTGAGTCTCCTACCGAACCCCCAACAACCGAGTCCCCAGATTCCGGAGAAGATGAGTCCACAGAAAAACCAGATGAGGACAGTTCAGAGGAGAAGGATTCTAATGAGTCTGATGATGACTGCGAAATGTCTGAGCTCCTCAAGAAGTTGCAAGTCAATGTTAATGTCAAAGTACAACTTAACAAGTATGGTAATAAGAAACACAAATCACACGTAAAACATAAAGTGTAA